Proteins from one Ipomoea triloba cultivar NCNSP0323 chromosome 1, ASM357664v1 genomic window:
- the LOC116001017 gene encoding U1 small nuclear ribonucleoprotein C-like — protein sequence MPRYYCDYCDTYLTHDSPSVRKQHNAGYKHKANVRSYYQKFEEQQTQALIDQRIKERLGQAAAYQQIGVAYNQHLAAFPGQPPRMPILPPPLLPIPGAPPPQLVPGVRLPVFPRPLPGAPAYSVPPIAPVPGQPPGAPPLPMQPGMPNPNSAPPVPGGATPTSSSSAPTAAMQAMYQPNPAASAAPATNTPGGSYAFAPPPAPAPAPAPASAPETSQ from the exons ATGCCTCG GTACTATTGTGACTACTGCGATACTTACTTGACTCATGATTCC CCTTCAGTCAGAAAACAGCATAATGCTGGCTACAAACACAAG GCAAATGTACGGTCTTATTATCAAAAGTTTGAAGAACAGCAAACACAGGCTTTGATAGATCAAAGGATTAAAGAGCGTCTTGGGCAGGCAGCAGCATACCAACAAATTGGTGTCGCATATAATCAGCATCTTGCTGCTTTCCCTGGACAACCACCACGTATGCCTATCTTGCCACCTCCTTTGCTGCCTATTCCTGGAGCTCCGCCTCCACAGTTAGTCCCAGGAGTAAGGCTTCCCGTATTTCCTAGACCTCTTCCTGGTGCTCCAG CTTATTCAGTGCCTCCGATTGCACCAGTTCCAGGACAACCCCCAGGTGCACCTCCTTTGCCCATGCAACCAGGTATGCCAAATCCAAATTCTGCTCCACCAGTTCCTGGCGGAGCAACTCCAACTAGTTCAAGCAGTGCTCCCACTGCTGCTATGCAAGCAATGTACCAGCCCAATCCTGCTGCAAGTGCTGCCCCAGCTACTAACACCCCGGGTGGTAGCTACGCCTTTGCACCACCCCCTGCCCCTGCTCCTGCTCCTGCTCCTGCTTCAGCTCCTGAGACTAGTCAGTAG
- the LOC115996876 gene encoding pentatricopeptide repeat-containing protein At3g07290, mitochondrial, with translation MLSFSKKLYALCHGTSLPVLRPLSSLSSAPLPSTRMQTTMPHSVDIIYRVSSSIKKPNWEDDNGLKSLVSYMNPDSASKVLALQSKDVRLGLRFFKWVCRHSTYCYEFDGKIEMLNSLVTSNSIQIAHRVLILLITECCVSETETLKLMRTLESMTKAGFRLNYSCYSVLLMRLAKLNMGVPAFQLYERMVGDGFVLALIDYTAVVNALCKIGFIKSAEMFCSRVLKLGFMLNVHICTSLVLGYCKVGDVVDACKVFETMSKEDGCKANSVTYSVLIHGLCAVGRIEDAFQLKELMNEKGCEPSTRTYTVLMKAICDRGLTSKAFCLLDEMIKKGCKPNVHTYTVLIDRLCDEGKIEGANGLFRTMMKDGLFPSIVTYNTLINGYCKEGRVVSAFELLGVMERGKCRPNIRTYNELIEGLCKVNRPYKAMELLEKIISNGLWPNEVTYNILMDGFCKASQLSAAFRILQSMKLAGIEPDGFTYTMLIDELCKDGKLEQASGFFGLMLKKGIAPDEVTLTALINGYCRAGKIRDSFIIFDRMISSRFLTSPHAFNSFLDALIKQVKLAEGNSIFAKMLKYGFIPSVVTYTILVSALCRAGNISSSLKIIDVMKQDGCQPNVYTYTAVIYGLCHSGRIEEAEDFLFKMPDFGVFPNDITYSILVKSHVKGGSLERALAIVSTMVQNGCEPNTRIYFALLSQIVSSSMSGLDLKLPSNELDSDSWITTKGGVHFFADSVFRQMDASHVAHLRDKIKQCGGNTLGVYNFLILGLCKVGRIAEAEDLVQEIVKSGYTLDKAISSCIMEYFCRYQTYDYCLHWVKLMINNGWIPSFASCSSVILGLRNDGKFKEAKWLVSNLLRDIIDDETAISSHIEFLLKGDEPFKCFDLLNLIHKIHLSERPII, from the coding sequence ATGTTAAGTTTCAGTAAGAAACTTTATGCCCTTTGCCATGGAACATCCCTCCCCGTGCTGCGACCTCTCTCTTCACTTTCCTCGGCTCCTCTCCCATCCACACGGATGCAAACAACTATGCCCCACTCGGTTGACATCATTTATCGAGTATCCTCCTCGATCAAAAAGCCCAATTGGGAGGACGACAATGGCTTGAAATCACTGGTTTCTTACATGAACCCAGATTCCGCTTCCAAAGTTTTGGCGCTTCAGAGCAAAGATGTTCGCCTAGGCCTTCGGTTCTTCAAGTGGGTGTGTAGGCACTCCACGTATTGTTATGAATTCGATGGCAAAATAGAGATGTTAAATTCCTTGGTAACTagtaattcaattcaaattgcGCATAGAGTCCTGATTTTGTTAATTACGGAATGCTGTGTATCTGAAACTGAGACCTTGAAGTTAATGCGCACACTTGAAAGCATGACAAAGGCAGGATTTAGGCTTAACTATTCTTGTTATAGTGTGCTTTTGATGCGTTTAgcgaagctaaacatgggtgtACCTGCGTTTCAACTGTATGAGAGAATGGTGGGAGATGGGTTTGTTCTTGCGCTTATTGATTACACTGCTGTAGTAAATGCTCTGTGTAAAATTGGGTTCATAAAATCTGCTGAAATGTTCTGTTCTAGGGTTTTGAAACTTGGATTTATGTTAAATGTTCATATCTGTACATCTTTGGTCTTGGGTTATTGCAAGGTAGGTGATGTTGTTGACGCATGCAAAGTGTTTGAGACAATGTCGAAAGAAGACGGTTGTAAGGCTAACAGTGTTACATATTCAGTATTAATTCATGGTCTATGTGCAGTTGGTAGGATAGAGGATGCCTTTCAACTAAAGGAGCTGATGAATGAGAAGGGTTGTGAACCTAGCACGCGCACATATACTGTACTCATGAAAGCTATTTGTGATAGGGGATTGACTAGTAAGGCATTCTGTTTGCTTGATGAGATGATAAAGAAAGGTTGCAAGCCAAATGTTCACACATACACAGTGTTGATAGATAGATTATGTGATGAGGGAAAGATTGAGGGGGCCAATGGTTTGTTCAGAACGATGATGAAGGATGGGTTGTTTCCTAGTATAGTAACTTACAACACATTAATTAACGGTTATTGTAAAGAGGGAAGGGTGGTGTCTGCCTTTGAGCTACTTGGTGTGATGGAAAGAGGGAAATGCAGACCAAATATTCGTACATATAATGAGCTAATAGAAGGATTATGTAAAGTAAACAGACCTTATAAAGCAATGGAACTATTGGAGAAGATAATCAGTAATGGACTGTGGCCTAATGAGGTAACCTACAATATATTGATGGATGGCTTCTGCAAGGCAAGCCAGCTGTCTGCAGCTTTCAGGATTCTACAATCAATGAAGCTTGCAGGCATTGAACCTGATGGTTTTACTTATACTATGTTGATTGATGAGTTATGCAAAGATGGAAAACTGGAGCAAGCATCTGGTTTCTTTGGTTTGATGCTCAAGAAGGGAATAGCACCTGATGAAGTAACACTAACTGCTCTTATTAATGGTTATTGTAGGGCTGGTAAAATTAGAGATAGCTTTATAATTTTTGACAGAATGATAAGCAGCAGGTTTTTGACAAGTCCACATGCCTTCAACTCATTTCTTGATGCTCTCATCAAACAAGTTAAGTTGGCTGAAGGTAATTCTATTTTTGCAAAAATGCTAAAGTATGGTTTTATACCCTCTGTAGTGACTTACACAATATTAGTGAGTGCACTCTGCCGAGCAGGTAATATTAGCTCTTCTTTGAAAATCATAGATGTTATGAAGCAGGATGGATGTCAACCGAATGTATACACTTATACTGCAGTGATATATGGTCTCTGTCATAGTGGTAGAATTGAAGAGGCAGAGGACTTCTTGTTTAAAATGCCTGATTTTGGTGTGTTCCCAAATGATATCACGTATAGTATCTTGGTTAAGTCACATGTGAAAGGTGGCAGTTTGGAGCGTGCTCTTGCTATTGTAAGCACCATGGTCCAGAACGGGTGTGAGCCTAATACTCGCATATATTTTGCACTACTTTCACAAATTGTTTCCTCAAGTATGAGTGGGTTGGATTTAAAATTGCCTTCTAATGAATTAGACTCTGATTCTTGGATTACCACAAAAGGTGGTGTTCATTTCTTCGCAGACTCTGTTTTTAGACAGATGGATGCCTCCCATGTTGCCCATCTTCGAGATAAGATCAAGCAATGTGGGGGCAATACATTGGGTGTGTACAACTTCTTAATTTTAGGGCTATGTAAAGTTGGAAGAATAGCTGAAGCAGAGGATCTTGTACAAGAGATAGTGAAGAGTGGTTATACTCTTGACAAAGCCATAAGTTCATGTATCATGGAGTACTTTTGCAGATATCAAACTTATGATTATTGCCTTCATTGGGTAAAATTGATGATTAACAATGGTTGGATTCCATCCTTTGCATCATGTAGTTCTGTAATTCTTGGTCTTAGAAATGATGGGAAATTTAAAGAAGCTAAATGGCTGGTCTCTAACCTTTTAAGGGATATTATTGATGATGAAACTGCAATCTCTTCACACATTGAATTTTTGTTAAAGGGGGATGAACCATTCAAGTGCTTTGAtcttttaaatttgattcacaAAATTCATCTCTCAGAGAGGCCAATCATCTAG